One genomic segment of Ctenopharyngodon idella isolate HZGC_01 chromosome 7, HZGC01, whole genome shotgun sequence includes these proteins:
- the rcn1 gene encoding reticulocalbin-1 gives MDVSTYLWFLSVCTCLVHGKPTLRKERVHHEPELSRQPHEDNQSYQYDHEAFLGKEEATTFDQLTPEESKARLGKIVDRIDSDVDGYITTDELKAWIKRVQKRYVYENVAKVWTDYDLNKDNKISWDEYKQATYGYYLANPEEFEDATDQFSFKKMLPRDERRFKAADLNGDLAAEREEFTAFLHPEEFDHMQEIVVLETLEDIDKNGDGHVDEDEYIADMFAHEDGGPEPDWVRTERDQFSDFRDLNKDGKMDLEEIRHWILPQDYDHAQAEARHLVYESDTDKDQMLTKEEILENWNMFVGSQATNYGEDLTRNHDEL, from the exons ATGGACGTGTCGACTTATTTATGGTTTTTGTCTGTTTGCACGTGTCTGGTGCACGGGAAACCCACTCTCAGGAAAGAAAGAGTTCACCACGAGCCTGAACTGAGCAGACAACCTCACGAAGATAACCAGAGCTATCAGTACGACCACGAGGCCTTTCTGGGCAAAGAGGAGGCCACCACATTTGATCAGCTCACCCCAGAGGAAAGCAAAGCCAGATTAGG GAAAATAGTTGATCGTATTGACAGTGATGTTGATGGATATATCACCACCGATGAACTCAAGGCCTGGATCAAGAGAGTCCAGAAGCGTTACGTCTATGAGAACGTCGCAAAGGTCTGGACTGACTATGACCTGAACAAAGACAACAAGATCTCATGGGATGAATATAAGCAAGCAACTTATGGTTACTACCTCG CCAATCCAGAGGAGTTCGAAGACGCAACAGACCAGTTCAGCTTTAAGAAGATGCTTCCGCGAGATGAACGCAGGTTTAAGGCTGCAGATCTCAATGGTGATTTAGCCGCAGAACGAGAGGAGTTCACTGCTTTCCTCCACCCGGAGGAGTTTGATCACATGCAGGAAATTGTGGTTCTT GAAACTCTGGAGGACATTGACAAAAATGGAGATGGACATGTAGATGAGGACGAATACATTG CGGACATGTTTGCTCATGAAGATGGCGGTCCAGAGCCAGATTGGGTGAGAACTGAGAGAGACCAGTTTTCAGATTTCAGAGATCTGAACAAAGACGGGAAGATGGACCTAGAAGAGATTCGTCACTGGATCCTGCCGCAGGACTATGACCATGCGCAGGCAGAAGCCCGGCATCTGGTGTACGAGTCGGACACTGACAAG GACCAGATGCTGACCAAAGAAGAGATTCTTGAGAACTGGAACATGTTTGTAGGCAGCCAGGCCACCAACTACGGCGAAGATCTCACCAGGAACCATGATGAGCTATGA